Proteins from a genomic interval of Zingiber officinale cultivar Zhangliang chromosome 1B, Zo_v1.1, whole genome shotgun sequence:
- the LOC122043755 gene encoding glycine-rich RNA-binding protein 3, mitochondrial-like codes for MAFTNRIGNLLKKSVTSSPLFQAARWMSSSKVFVGGLSYDTDDQSLREVFTSFGEVVETRVIMDREARWSKGFGFVTFTSSKEASTAISGMDKKDVHGWMVRVNYAIDRMSGFHGGGGYGGSYGSGGYGGGEVLLEVAMDPRS; via the exons ATGGCTTTTACAAATAGAATTGGTAATCTCTTGAAGAAATCTGTAACTTCCAGTCCATTATTTCAAGCAGCAAGGTGGATGTCATCCTCAAAAGTTTTTGTTGGAGGACTTTCATATGACACAGATGATCAAAGTTTGAGAGAAGTATTTACTAGTTTTGGTGAAGTGGTTGAAACTCGAGTTATCATGGACAGGGAAGCTAGATGGTCCAAGGGGTTTGGATTTGTGACATTTACTTCTAGCAAAGAAGCCTCTACTGCCATTAGTGGCATGGATAAAAAGGATGTTCATGGCTGGATGGTCAGAGTTAATTATGCTATTGATCGAATGAGTGGATTTCATGGCGGTGGTGGTTATGGAGGCAGCTATGGTAGTGGTGGCTATGGTGGCGGGGAGGTACTTCTAGAGGTGGCTATG GATCCACGATCCTAG